One part of the Rutidosis leptorrhynchoides isolate AG116_Rl617_1_P2 chromosome 1, CSIRO_AGI_Rlap_v1, whole genome shotgun sequence genome encodes these proteins:
- the LOC139862234 gene encoding uncharacterized protein: MGYVLRVRFASFFAGAAVASAGGFYFLHKDYKIAHQSMSLQMNDLYKSLDGRISSLENLKQVEAMKADEVSE, encoded by the exons ATGGGATACGTACTGCGGGTGAGATTCGCGTCCTTCTTCGCCGGAGCTGCGGTGGCGTCGGCCGGTGGCTTTTATTTTCTTCACAAAGATTACAAAATCGCTCATCAATCCATGTCCCTACAG ATGAATGACCTGTATAAATCTCTTGACGGGCGTATCTCGTCACTTGAAAATTTAAAACAAGTTGAAGCAATGAAGGCGGATGAAGTTTCCGAATGA
- the LOC139862229 gene encoding protein BRANCHLESS TRICHOME-like translates to MMTINTRTAQTTTTNFDEKNDNSFKTIIPTLIPTSSPTWKLYENPSYTFQQNHQKQDQPQFQNQENKQLHLLHLPVSTRKIAASFWDLTFIKPFMDSDLETAQAQIMELKAQLEYERKARKKAESLTKKLMKDVVEERKETKALEKVCEELAAELTAYKSEISRLKTDMEEERKMLRVAEVLREERVHMKLSDAKILLEEKIFELESTKMTHKSYDDHVKKEPKNHNVTSGNNSHNLHGRKVLSEPENPHIKRGIRGFVEFQRVVKAIGSKSRHLGTQMQSNNLIMS, encoded by the coding sequence ATGATGACGATCAATACAAGAACAGCACAAACAACAACTACCAACTTTGATGAAAAAAATGACAATTCTTTCAAAACCATAATACCTACTTTAATCCCTACCTCATCCCCAACTTGGAAATTGTATGAGAATCCTTCCTATACTTTTCAACAAAACCACCAAAAACAAGATCAACCTCAATTTCAAAATCAAGAAAATAAgcaacttcatcttcttcatttaccCGTTTCAACTCGAAAGATTGCTGCATCTTTCTGGGATCTTACATTCATCAAGCCTTTTATGGATTCAGACCTTGAAACCGCACAAGCCCAAATCATGGAGCTTAAAGCACAACTCGAATATGAACGTAAAGCTCGTAAAAAGGCAGAGTCTTTAACTAAAAAGTTGATGAAAGATGTAGTGGAAGAGAGGAAAGAAACAAAAGCATTGGAGAAAGTGTGTGAAGAGCTTGCGGCTGAGTTAACGGCTTATAAGTCGGAAATTAGTAGGTTGAAGACGGACATGGAAGAAGAACGAAAGATGTTACGTGTGGCCGAAGTTTTGAGAGAAGAAAGAGTTCATATGAAGCTAAGTGATGCTAAAATTTTGTTAGAAGAGAAGATTTTTGAATTAGAAAGTACGAAAATGACTCATAAGAGCTATGATGATCATGTTAAAAAAGAGCCCAAAAACCATAATGTTACATCCGGGAACAATTCTCATAATTTACATGGCAGAAAGGTTTTGTCAGAGCCTGAAAATCCACACATAAAGCGTGGAATTCGAGGGTTTGTAGAGTTTCAACGGGTTGTTAAAGCGATTGGGTCGAAAAGTAGGCATCTGGGTACACAAATGCAGTCCAATAATCTTATCATGAGTTAA